A region of Microbacterium suwonense DNA encodes the following proteins:
- a CDS encoding MgtC/SapB family protein — MSLHSILGEILPLSAPGELEVAFRVLFSLVLGACVGLERQWRAGLAGLRTNALVSIGAALFVVMGAYGFTPDGSADPTRVAAQVVSGIGFLGAGVMIREGLNIRGLNTAATLWCSAAIGCLAGNGMYLIATLGTALIVVANIFLRPLGRVVNRRSGRSIPSATKPELDPSKFAFEVMTNDKAEPRVRALLLQTLSRPEYHLTSVTTSHTKQGHVALLAELKSTKLDPEPLERAVSRLTLDPKVTSARWWPDDSDEQDDEDEF; from the coding sequence ATGTCTTTACATTCGATCTTGGGTGAGATCCTGCCCCTGAGTGCTCCGGGTGAGCTCGAGGTCGCCTTCCGCGTCCTGTTCAGCCTGGTGCTGGGAGCCTGCGTCGGCCTGGAACGTCAGTGGAGGGCCGGCCTCGCGGGTCTGCGCACCAATGCCCTGGTCTCCATCGGCGCCGCACTGTTCGTCGTGATGGGCGCTTACGGCTTCACCCCCGACGGCAGCGCCGACCCCACCCGCGTGGCCGCACAGGTCGTCTCCGGCATCGGCTTTCTCGGTGCGGGCGTGATGATCCGCGAAGGACTGAACATCCGCGGCCTCAACACCGCGGCGACGCTGTGGTGCTCCGCAGCGATCGGATGCCTGGCAGGCAACGGCATGTACCTCATCGCGACCCTCGGCACGGCTCTGATCGTGGTCGCCAACATCTTCCTCCGGCCGCTCGGACGGGTGGTGAACCGCCGCAGCGGACGATCGATCCCCTCGGCGACGAAGCCGGAGCTCGATCCGTCGAAGTTCGCGTTCGAGGTGATGACCAACGACAAGGCCGAGCCGCGCGTGCGTGCGCTGCTGCTGCAGACGCTGAGCCGCCCCGAGTACCACCTCACGTCCGTGACCACCTCGCACACCAAGCAGGGCCATGTCGCCCTGCTCGCGGAGCTGAAGTCGACCAAGCTGGATCCCGAGCCGCTGGAACGGGCCGTCAGCAGGCTCACGCTCGATCCGAAGGTGACCTCGGCACGCTGGTGGCCCGACGACAGCGATGAGCAGGACGACGAAGACGAGTTCTGA
- the iolD gene encoding 3D-(3,5/4)-trihydroxycyclohexane-1,2-dione acylhydrolase (decyclizing), which produces MTATRRMTVGQALIEFLAHQWTVDGEHRERTIAGALGIFGHGNVAGVGQALAQLHAEDPVLMPYRQARNEQAMVHQAVGYSRMHRRRGTFACVASVGPGAANMITGAALATSNRLPALLLPSDTFATRTSDPVLQQLEHPHDPGLQVTDAFRPVSRFFDRVQRPEQLYSIALGAMRVLTDPAETGAVTIALPEDVQAEALDVPLEFLQDREWHLRRPQPESGPLSRAVEAVRAARRPLIVAGGGVLYSGAEDRLRELAEATGIPVATSQAGGGALNWDHPQYVGGIGATGSTAANRLAAEADVIIGVGTRYSDFTTGSRTAFQHPDAVFVNVNIASFDAYKHGTQLPVIADARETLIALRAALADWQVDAEHSQAIAREKAGWDAVVDEAFAPSGLALPGQAEIIGAVQAASAPEDVIVQAAGSLPGDLHKLWRVRDPLGYHVEYAFSCMGYEIAGGLGAKRGLLADGDDRDVIVMVGDGSYLMLSTELVTAVAEGIKIIVILVQNHGFASIGHLSETVGSGRFGTKYRMYDDRTADFQGDQVLPVDLAMNARSYGLDVIEIAPTPSAIADLGEAIARAKASERSTFIHINSDPLRYAPDGEGWWDVPVAEVSQLESTQQSRAEYENQVAAQRPLLGTTGATTSGTSEGARP; this is translated from the coding sequence ATGACCGCGACGAGACGGATGACGGTGGGGCAGGCCCTCATCGAGTTCCTGGCGCATCAGTGGACCGTCGACGGGGAGCATCGCGAGCGCACGATCGCCGGCGCCCTCGGCATCTTCGGTCACGGCAACGTGGCCGGGGTGGGGCAGGCGCTGGCACAGCTGCACGCTGAAGATCCCGTGCTGATGCCGTACCGTCAGGCGCGCAACGAGCAGGCCATGGTGCACCAGGCGGTGGGCTACTCGCGCATGCACCGCCGCCGCGGCACGTTCGCCTGCGTCGCCTCGGTCGGCCCCGGCGCCGCCAACATGATCACCGGTGCCGCGCTCGCCACCTCCAACCGGCTTCCCGCACTGCTGCTGCCCAGCGACACCTTTGCGACGCGGACCTCCGATCCTGTGCTGCAGCAGCTGGAGCACCCGCACGATCCGGGTCTGCAGGTCACCGATGCCTTCCGGCCGGTGTCGCGGTTCTTCGACCGCGTGCAGCGCCCTGAGCAGCTGTACTCCATCGCGCTGGGCGCGATGCGCGTGCTGACCGACCCCGCCGAGACGGGCGCGGTCACGATCGCGCTGCCCGAGGACGTGCAGGCCGAGGCGCTGGACGTCCCCCTCGAGTTCCTGCAGGACCGCGAGTGGCATCTGCGCCGTCCGCAGCCCGAGTCCGGCCCGCTGTCGCGCGCCGTCGAGGCCGTCCGAGCCGCCCGACGCCCGCTCATCGTGGCCGGCGGCGGCGTGCTGTACTCCGGCGCTGAAGACAGGCTGCGCGAGCTCGCCGAGGCCACCGGCATCCCCGTCGCCACCTCCCAGGCCGGCGGAGGCGCCCTGAACTGGGATCACCCGCAGTACGTGGGCGGCATCGGCGCCACCGGAAGCACGGCGGCGAACCGGCTGGCGGCGGAGGCCGACGTGATCATCGGCGTGGGAACCAGGTACAGCGATTTCACGACCGGATCACGCACCGCTTTCCAGCATCCGGATGCCGTGTTCGTCAACGTCAACATCGCCTCGTTCGACGCGTACAAGCACGGCACGCAGCTGCCGGTGATCGCCGATGCCCGCGAGACCCTCATCGCGCTGCGCGCGGCGCTCGCCGACTGGCAGGTGGATGCCGAGCACTCCCAGGCGATCGCCCGGGAGAAGGCTGGCTGGGATGCCGTCGTCGACGAGGCGTTCGCGCCCTCCGGGCTCGCCCTGCCCGGGCAGGCCGAGATCATCGGCGCCGTGCAGGCAGCCTCTGCACCCGAGGACGTCATCGTGCAGGCGGCGGGATCCCTGCCGGGCGATCTGCACAAGCTCTGGCGGGTGCGCGATCCGCTCGGCTACCACGTCGAGTACGCGTTCTCGTGCATGGGGTACGAGATCGCGGGCGGGCTCGGTGCCAAGCGCGGCCTGCTGGCCGACGGCGACGACCGCGACGTGATCGTGATGGTCGGCGACGGGTCGTACCTCATGCTCAGCACCGAGCTGGTCACCGCCGTCGCCGAGGGGATCAAGATCATCGTCATCCTCGTGCAGAACCACGGCTTCGCCTCGATCGGGCATCTCTCCGAGACGGTCGGATCCGGTCGCTTCGGAACGAAGTACCGCATGTACGACGACCGGACCGCCGACTTCCAGGGCGACCAGGTGCTCCCCGTCGACCTCGCGATGAACGCCCGCAGCTACGGTCTCGACGTCATCGAGATCGCACCGACCCCGAGTGCCATCGCCGACCTGGGCGAGGCGATCGCACGGGCCAAGGCCTCGGAGCGGTCGACCTTCATCCACATCAACAGCGATCCGCTGCGCTACGCCCCCGATGGCGAGGGATGGTGGGACGTCCCTGTGGCAGAGGTCTCGCAGCTGGAGTCGACGCAGCAGTCGCGAGCCGAGTACGAGAACCAGGTCGCCGCCCAGCGACCGCTGCTCGGAACGACCGGCGCCACGACGTCGGGCACGAGCGAAGGCGCCCGTCCGTGA
- a CDS encoding sugar phosphate isomerase/epimerase family protein produces the protein MNGTVAGAPVSFGVFELTPEGAETVSPDAMCEALQTTGYRGIDLGPIGFLGRGPELRARLARFELELAGGWVQLPFSDDDAFTASLPELHDALRVFADAAEAGPARLPLPTLADSGSAARAAAPGRGAAADPLTGAVADRLHRNVERAAAIVRAAGFEPTFHHHAGTFVESPDEIDAFLAHSDVGLTFDVGHLVLADGDPVEAVRRWGTRINHLHLKDVDRTRVTEILAAGGGMAEVWSGGAFVAFGRGDVDIDAVMAPFAAAGFEGWVVVEQDVLNGPDVAIDAFLRERTADQRVNRDALRRWL, from the coding sequence GTGAACGGCACGGTCGCCGGTGCGCCGGTGAGCTTCGGTGTCTTCGAACTGACGCCCGAGGGCGCCGAGACGGTGTCGCCGGACGCCATGTGCGAAGCGCTCCAGACGACGGGCTACCGGGGCATCGACCTCGGTCCGATCGGATTCCTGGGACGGGGGCCCGAGCTGCGGGCGCGGCTGGCGCGGTTCGAGCTCGAGCTCGCCGGCGGCTGGGTGCAGCTGCCGTTCAGCGACGACGACGCCTTCACGGCATCCCTCCCCGAACTGCACGACGCCCTGCGGGTCTTCGCCGATGCCGCCGAGGCGGGTCCTGCGAGACTGCCGCTGCCCACGCTGGCCGACAGCGGCTCCGCGGCACGCGCGGCGGCACCGGGCCGCGGCGCAGCCGCCGATCCACTCACCGGAGCTGTAGCGGATCGCCTGCACCGCAACGTCGAGCGCGCTGCCGCCATCGTGCGCGCTGCCGGATTCGAGCCCACCTTCCACCATCACGCCGGAACGTTCGTGGAGTCCCCCGACGAGATCGACGCCTTCCTGGCCCACAGCGATGTCGGGCTGACCTTCGATGTCGGCCATCTGGTGCTCGCCGATGGCGACCCCGTCGAGGCGGTCCGCCGCTGGGGCACGCGCATCAATCATCTGCATCTGAAGGACGTCGACCGTACTCGCGTCACCGAGATCCTCGCCGCCGGCGGCGGCATGGCCGAGGTGTGGTCGGGCGGCGCGTTCGTGGCCTTCGGCCGTGGGGACGTCGACATCGACGCTGTCATGGCGCCGTTCGCAGCCGCCGGCTTCGAGGGCTGGGTGGTCGTGGAGCAGGATGTGCTCAACGGTCCGGATGTGGCGATCGATGCCTTCCTGCGCGAGCGCACTGCCGATCAGCGCGTCAATCGCGATGCGCTGCGGCGCTGGCTATGA
- the iolG gene encoding inositol 2-dehydrogenase: protein MTLRFGLIGTGRIGQVHAANIARSDEATLAWVADPFVDGARQVADRFGGTVTADPEELLGSGGIDAVLVASPTPTHVDLISRSIELGLPVLCEKPIDLDIARVDALRDAVRSSGVPVALGFNRRFDPGFAGVRARVAAGQIGPLEQLTIISRDPAAPPAAYIAVSGGIFRDMTIHDFDMARFFLPDIVEVSATGTAVFDDGAREHGDFDSAVVTLRAESGAIATIINSRHSAVGYDQRLEAFGSAGMLSVANAPTSLVSLSTAEAVEAKPPYQDFFLERYAQAYVDELHEFVKLVRGEPSRSPSFEDGRAALVLADAAQRSASERRTVRVSPAD from the coding sequence ATGACCCTTCGCTTCGGACTCATCGGAACGGGACGCATCGGCCAGGTGCACGCCGCAAATATCGCGCGCAGCGACGAGGCGACCCTGGCGTGGGTCGCCGACCCCTTCGTCGACGGTGCCAGGCAGGTCGCCGACCGATTCGGAGGCACCGTCACGGCCGATCCGGAAGAGCTGCTCGGCTCGGGCGGGATCGACGCCGTACTGGTGGCCTCCCCCACCCCGACGCACGTGGATCTGATCTCCCGGTCGATCGAGCTCGGGCTCCCCGTGCTCTGCGAGAAGCCGATCGACCTCGACATTGCACGAGTGGATGCCCTGCGCGACGCCGTCCGCTCCTCGGGTGTGCCGGTGGCGCTCGGGTTCAATCGCCGGTTCGACCCCGGGTTCGCCGGCGTGCGCGCGCGGGTGGCTGCCGGACAGATCGGCCCTCTGGAGCAGCTGACGATCATCAGCCGCGACCCGGCCGCACCGCCGGCGGCGTACATCGCCGTCTCGGGCGGGATCTTCCGCGATATGACCATCCATGATTTCGACATGGCGCGCTTCTTTCTGCCCGACATCGTCGAGGTGTCGGCCACCGGCACCGCGGTGTTCGACGACGGAGCTCGTGAGCACGGAGATTTCGACTCTGCGGTGGTCACGCTGCGTGCGGAGTCCGGGGCGATCGCGACGATCATCAACTCCCGGCACAGTGCCGTCGGTTACGATCAGCGTCTCGAGGCGTTCGGTTCGGCCGGGATGCTGTCGGTGGCGAACGCGCCCACGAGCCTGGTCAGCCTCTCGACCGCCGAGGCCGTCGAGGCGAAGCCGCCATATCAGGACTTCTTCCTGGAGCGCTACGCCCAGGCGTACGTCGATGAGCTGCACGAGTTCGTCAAGCTCGTGCGGGGCGAGCCGTCCCGCTCGCCCAGCTTCGAGGACGGCCGGGCGGCGCTGGTGCTCGCCGATGCCGCGCAGCGCTCGGCGAGTGAGCGTCGCACCGTGCGCGTCAGCCCCGCCGACTGA